The segment ATTAAAACCTGTGGATCAGAAAATATAAGGATTAGCGACAGTTATTCTGGCATGAGTCTCAAAATTTGTGAAAAAATGCATTTTTTTATAGCAGTATCTTCCGATAAGTTTACGTTAATGAAACATGCTTAGTTTTCTAGATGTCGCTCCAGGATTATAAGTCGTTCGAACATGTAGACGCCGAACATGAGATAGTCTTCATCGGAAGGTCAAACGTGGGAAAGTCCACGCTGATGAGGGAATTGTTAGGCGCGAAGGTCAGGGTGGGAAAGCGCCCGGGCGTAACGCAGAAGCCCAACTTTTACGAGTATAAGGACCTTCTTATCACGGATATGCCCGGCTACGGCTATATGAAAGGCGTCGAGCATGCGAAGCAGGAGCGCATCAAAGACCTTATAGTGAAATATTTTGAGGATCATGCGAGCCGCATCGTGTGCGCGGTGCAGGTCATTGACGCAAAGTCTTTTGCCGATATCGTCGACAGGTGGGACGGCAGGGGCGAGATACCCATAGACATCGAGCTCAACGAGTTCCTGCACGACCTGAACATAGACGTGATCATTGCCGCTAATAAGATAGACAAGATAGACCCCAAGGACATGGATACGGTCCTTGACGACGTCGTCGAGAGGCTGAAGATGTATCCGCCGTGGTCGGGGTGGCTGGACAGGCTGGCGCCGATCACCGCAAAAAAAGGTGACGTGGACCACCTGAGATATCTCCTGAAGAACAGGCTTCGCGCCATAAAAAGGGAAGACCTCGTAGGCTGCTTTTAAGGAACTGTGCGGCCATATTTTCACAGATCTTATAAACTGGAAGATCGTTTCGACTGATGGGCCGGTCATTGTGACCGGGTACACAAAGGCAACCGGGGAACACGAACCGTCAACCACTAAGCGCACGAAGGCGAACAAGGACCACAAATATTTTTTTTATAATATTATAACTTTCTAAAAACGACTTTTGTGTTCCTTGTTCGCCTTAGTGCGCTTAGTGGTTAAAAAATTTTGTACTTTAGAGTCCTTTGTGGTGAAAACAAATACCCCCCTTTTTCAAGCAAAAAATTACAGGAGGCTCAACTTTTTTAAGTTAAAGCGCTATAATCATAATAAGTACTTCGAGGTTGAAGGGATGAGCATCAAAGCGAGGAAAACGCTGGGTACACCCTATGCGAATGGGGCTAAGCTATTATTTTTAGGTGCGGGAGAGCTAGGCAAGGAGACGATGATCGAGGCGCAGAGAATGGGCATCGAGATCGTCGCCGTGGACAGGTACGCGAATTCTCCGGGAATGCAGGTCGCCCACAAGTCTTATGTCACGAACATGAAAAGCGAGAGGGCGCTGCTCGCGATCGTGGAGCGAGAAAAGCCTGACGCTATCATACCGGAGATAGAGGCTATCAACACTGACACTTTGTTCAAGCTAGAGAAAGAAGGCTTCTTTGTAGCGCCGTGCGCGAAGGCCGTATGGACCGCGATGCACAGGGAAAGGCTCAGGGAGGCCATAGCGTCCGC is part of the Methanooceanicella nereidis genome and harbors:
- the engB gene encoding GTP-binding protein EngB gives rise to the protein MSLQDYKSFEHVDAEHEIVFIGRSNVGKSTLMRELLGAKVRVGKRPGVTQKPNFYEYKDLLITDMPGYGYMKGVEHAKQERIKDLIVKYFEDHASRIVCAVQVIDAKSFADIVDRWDGRGEIPIDIELNEFLHDLNIDVIIAANKIDKIDPKDMDTVLDDVVERLKMYPPWSGWLDRLAPITAKKGDVDHLRYLLKNRLRAIKREDLVGCF